In Helianthus annuus cultivar XRQ/B chromosome 9, HanXRQr2.0-SUNRISE, whole genome shotgun sequence, the following are encoded in one genomic region:
- the LOC110877795 gene encoding sm-like protein LSM4: MLPLSLLKTSQGHPMLVELKNGETYNGHLVNCDTWMNIHLREVICTSKDGDRFWRMPECYIRGNTIKYLRVPDEVIDKVQEETKNRMDRKPPGVGRGRGRGGRDDVGGGRKQGRGGGMGGRGGSMDDGGGGRGRSQGVGGYPGGNRGGGRGGRG; this comes from the exons ATG CTTCCGTTATCGCTTCTCAAGACATCTCAAGGGCATCCTATG CTTGTGGAGCTTAAAAATGGTGAAACTTACAATGGGCATTTAGTAAACTGTGACACCTGGATGAATATCCATCTTCGTGAAGTAATCTGTACTTCAAAG GATGGTGATAGGTTCTGGAGGATGCCCGAATGTTACATCCGCGGAAACACTATAAAGTATCTTCGTGTGCCAGATGAG GTGATTGACAAGGTTCAGGAAGAAACCAAGAACCGCATGG ATAGAAAGCCACCTGGGGTAGGACGTGGAAGGGGAAGAGGCGGTAGGGATGATGTTGGCGGTGGCAGAAAGCAAGGAAGAGGCGGCGGCATGGGGGGGCGTGGCGGCAGCATGGATGATGGAGGAGGTGGTAGAGGCAGGAGCCAAGGAGTAGGAGGTTATCCTGGTGGCAACAGAG GTGGAGGCCGTGGTGGTCGTGGATGA